One window of the Solibacillus isronensis genome contains the following:
- a CDS encoding helix-turn-helix domain-containing protein, giving the protein MKLQFQEQLKTLRSEKNLSIEELSLRTQVSIEKLTAYENGERIPSTQTILILSTVLEVPVSNLIDGLH; this is encoded by the coding sequence ATGAAATTGCAGTTTCAGGAACAGTTGAAAACTTTACGCTCGGAAAAGAATTTATCAATTGAAGAGCTTTCATTACGAACACAAGTAAGTATTGAAAAACTGACAGCCTACGAAAACGGTGAGCGAATTCCTTCAACCCAAACCATTTTGATTTTATCGACTGTTTTGGAAGTACCGGTTTCTAACTTAATAGACGGATTACATTAA
- a CDS encoding DUF1871 family protein produces the protein MDNIEMNQKCVHLLEQWDPFSYGSESYATETADVVAALQNIDDPTILAKVIQRVYEYSFEQWIPFEQCVAIAYKLIAVKFEAKCII, from the coding sequence ATGGATAATATTGAAATGAATCAAAAGTGTGTACATTTATTAGAGCAGTGGGATCCTTTTAGCTACGGTTCCGAAAGTTATGCTACTGAAACGGCAGATGTTGTCGCTGCGCTTCAAAATATTGACGATCCAACAATATTGGCGAAAGTCATTCAAAGAGTTTATGAATACTCTTTTGAACAATGGATTCCTTTTGAGCAATGTGTTGCCATCGCATATAAATTAATTGCCGTAAAATTCGAAGCGAAGTGTATTATATAA
- a CDS encoding MalY/PatB family protein → MSIFNKVHERRSSASVKWDMMNVVYNLKDTTELLPMWVADMDFPPPAALTEALKTRLEHPIFGYTFADDDVKNSIVHWYNTRHQWTIDLNTIIFQPGVVPAIATVIETFTEAGDKIGMSTPAYPPFTNVPAAQQREVVTCELTEQDGHYTMDFDKLEEIFRSGIKLFVLCNPHNPIGIVWSPEELEQLVALCIQYDVYLLSDEIHADISILKSYTPVLTLANANEAKIITCIAPTKTFNIAGIHAAMIVAPDRKLYTAIEKNTQAHGNLGLNTFASTAVKAVYTDGAPWLDELLSYLKNNMEYVVKELNAIEGLKVEIPDATYLMWIDYHKTGIEEKELMGRLLSVGQVALDPGTKYGEAGRGFLRINVACPFELLQDGVERIKRTMATFE, encoded by the coding sequence ATGTCTATTTTTAATAAAGTTCATGAGCGTCGCAGTTCCGCATCTGTAAAATGGGATATGATGAATGTCGTCTACAATTTGAAAGATACAACAGAATTACTGCCGATGTGGGTAGCAGATATGGACTTCCCTCCACCTGCAGCTTTAACAGAAGCGTTAAAAACTCGATTAGAGCATCCTATCTTCGGCTACACTTTTGCCGATGATGATGTAAAAAATTCGATTGTTCACTGGTATAATACTCGCCATCAATGGACGATTGATCTAAACACGATTATTTTCCAGCCTGGTGTTGTCCCGGCAATCGCAACCGTTATCGAAACCTTTACAGAGGCTGGCGATAAAATCGGAATGTCCACACCGGCGTATCCTCCATTCACAAATGTACCTGCTGCTCAGCAACGTGAAGTCGTGACATGTGAATTAACCGAACAAGATGGTCATTATACGATGGATTTTGATAAGCTTGAAGAAATATTCCGCTCCGGTATTAAACTGTTTGTTTTATGTAATCCACATAACCCTATCGGTATTGTATGGAGCCCTGAAGAATTGGAACAACTGGTTGCATTATGTATTCAATATGATGTGTATCTATTATCCGATGAAATCCATGCTGATATTTCAATTCTAAAATCGTATACACCAGTCTTAACATTAGCGAATGCAAACGAAGCAAAAATTATCACATGTATTGCACCAACTAAAACTTTCAATATTGCCGGAATTCATGCTGCTATGATTGTTGCACCGGACAGAAAACTATATACGGCAATCGAGAAAAATACACAGGCGCACGGGAACTTAGGTTTAAATACATTTGCTTCCACTGCTGTAAAAGCTGTCTATACAGATGGCGCACCTTGGTTGGACGAGCTTCTTAGTTATTTAAAAAACAATATGGAATATGTTGTGAAAGAATTGAACGCTATTGAAGGACTTAAAGTAGAGATTCCTGATGCAACGTATTTAATGTGGATTGACTACCACAAGACAGGGATTGAAGAAAAGGAACTAATGGGACGCCTACTATCGGTAGGACAAGTTGCGTTAGATCCAGGGACAAAATACGGGGAAGCTGGAAGAGGCTTCTTACGTATAAATGTTGCTTGTCCATTTGAACTGTTGCAGGACGGGGTTGAACGCATTAAACGAACGATGGCTACATTCGAATAA
- a CDS encoding MFS transporter, whose amino-acid sequence MRHNFIIILIANFIVAASVTMIMPFLSLYIDTLGDFTDSYVQTWAGIIFAATFITAFLMSPIWGRIADKYGYKPIMIINCFGVGLSIFLMGYVQNVEQFFLLRLAMGVVTGFIPTSIAFISKHTPKEVAGKTLGTLQMGSVGGTLFGPVLGGLMADTFGFKYTFIITAVTITIAAIIIIFGIHEPTIIRKVKNAIYSRKNVIWAIFHHRLILNVMFVTSLIQIGNFSIQPLLSLYVSELTPSQEVAMLAGITFSAAGLGNICFARFWGKLADHYGYERILSYLLILAVIFIIPQAFVTELWQLIILRFLFGIISGGLIPITSALIRREAPIEVQGEIMGYNQSFRFLGNIIGPVLGGIVASFGGIHSVFYTTGLLFLIGFVIMSFLKKLPNQYMDEMLKKHA is encoded by the coding sequence ATGAGACATAATTTCATCATCATTTTAATCGCAAACTTTATTGTTGCGGCTTCTGTTACGATGATTATGCCGTTTTTGTCTTTATATATCGATACACTCGGCGACTTTACAGATAGTTATGTACAGACATGGGCAGGAATAATCTTTGCGGCAACATTTATTACTGCATTTTTAATGTCCCCGATTTGGGGGAGGATTGCTGACAAATACGGGTACAAGCCTATCATGATCATCAACTGCTTCGGCGTTGGGTTAAGTATTTTTTTAATGGGCTACGTTCAAAATGTCGAGCAGTTCTTTTTACTGAGGCTTGCGATGGGTGTTGTAACGGGCTTTATCCCTACTTCCATTGCGTTCATTAGTAAGCATACTCCGAAAGAAGTGGCCGGGAAAACGCTCGGGACATTGCAGATGGGCAGTGTTGGCGGAACATTATTCGGTCCTGTATTAGGAGGCTTAATGGCAGATACTTTCGGGTTTAAGTACACTTTTATCATTACAGCAGTCACAATTACAATTGCGGCAATTATTATTATTTTCGGCATTCATGAACCGACCATTATCCGTAAAGTCAAAAATGCTATTTATTCAAGAAAAAATGTAATTTGGGCTATTTTCCATCATCGCCTTATATTAAATGTCATGTTCGTAACTTCACTCATTCAGATCGGGAACTTTAGTATTCAGCCATTGCTGTCCCTTTACGTATCTGAACTTACCCCTTCTCAGGAAGTAGCCATGCTCGCCGGCATTACCTTTAGTGCTGCCGGGCTCGGGAATATATGTTTCGCAAGATTTTGGGGGAAATTGGCTGACCATTATGGATATGAAAGAATTTTATCGTACTTGTTAATCCTTGCCGTCATTTTCATCATTCCACAGGCATTCGTTACAGAGTTATGGCAGCTTATCATACTACGATTCTTATTTGGTATTATATCCGGCGGTCTCATTCCGATTACGTCCGCACTAATTCGCCGTGAAGCACCGATTGAAGTGCAAGGCGAAATTATGGGTTACAACCAGAGTTTCCGTTTCCTTGGCAATATTATCGGACCGGTATTAGGAGGGATTGTAGCAAGCTTTGGCGGAATTCATTCCGTATTTTATACGACCGGCCTATTATTTTTAATCGGCTTTGTCATTATGTCCTTTTTGAAAAAGCTTCCGAATCAGTACATGGACGAGATGTTGAAAAAACATGCTTAA
- the yugI gene encoding S1 domain-containing post-transcriptional regulator GSP13, producing MAKKIEVGDVLTGKVTGIQPYGAFVALDEYTQGLVHISEITYGFVKDVSDFLSVGDEIQVKVLDVDTDQKKISLSIRELQEVPFHRKRDMPPRRTLQDRVDEVDADGFQVLKEKLKDWIEQSGH from the coding sequence ATGGCAAAAAAAATTGAAGTGGGTGACGTGCTAACGGGTAAAGTGACAGGAATTCAACCATACGGAGCTTTTGTTGCTTTAGATGAATATACGCAGGGACTTGTGCATATTTCTGAAATCACATACGGTTTTGTGAAGGATGTAAGTGATTTTTTATCCGTCGGGGATGAAATACAAGTTAAAGTTCTGGATGTGGATACAGATCAAAAAAAAATAAGCCTATCGATACGCGAGTTGCAGGAAGTGCCGTTCCACCGGAAAAGGGATATGCCGCCACGGCGTACTTTGCAAGATCGGGTTGATGAAGTGGATGCGGATGGCTTTCAAGTTTTAAAGGAAAAATTGAAAGATTGGATCGAACAATCTGGACATTAA
- a CDS encoding transglycosylase domain-containing protein, which yields MKQLFGYIVILCSIPLLLLIGNGAWKEIAKAEQYEQLIKKSIELPEVTSTSPITLYDANSKIFSEEYTEWSQPLSLDEVPEIAKQLFIYSEDESFYEHIGFDVSAIARALITNKSEQSIRQGGSTITQQLVRMRYLTTDKTYERKLMELFYAYEIEKSFSKDEIFEMYLNEMYFSNQVYGIGAAATYYFNRPLSKLSIPEIAFISAIPNNPSLYDPVVHFENTKSRQERLIDKLTEHGVLTADEAKTYKKEPIQLTIKQKAQQYPSYSTFVLQELKWLIAEQTGYREKIDNTPDKMEKEFLQLELKKKTDAILRQGVHVYTALQPEKQRQDEEAINRILPNSDLQASATIIDNETREVISIFGGKDYRKHDLHRAFQSPRQPGSAFKPISVFAPYFEETSATPYSIVNGGPYCVGNFCPENYGRIWYNNITVETAFKNSVNTSALRLFNAIGVDTAFQYINRFSFDSIIEKDRTFAAALGGLTYGVTSLEMADAYSSFIDGYYVPVHSIRKVTDLTGETIFSWPHKREEIWSASTAKTMRSLLNETVATGTGRGLYSSSGYIGAKTGTTNEFKDYWVAGLTNDYTAAVWIGYDQPRSMEAIERAKIHFSIFNAITE from the coding sequence ATGAAACAACTTTTCGGCTACATTGTCATTTTATGTAGCATTCCTTTACTTCTTCTAATCGGGAATGGGGCTTGGAAAGAAATTGCGAAAGCGGAGCAGTATGAACAGCTAATCAAGAAATCGATCGAGCTCCCTGAAGTAACTTCCACATCGCCCATTACTTTATATGATGCAAACAGCAAAATTTTCAGTGAAGAATATACTGAATGGTCACAGCCACTTTCGCTGGATGAGGTCCCTGAAATTGCAAAACAGCTATTTATATACAGTGAAGATGAAAGTTTTTATGAACATATCGGTTTTGATGTGAGTGCAATTGCCCGCGCGCTCATCACAAATAAATCGGAGCAGTCCATAAGGCAGGGCGGTTCTACCATTACACAACAGCTTGTCCGTATGCGGTATTTAACAACGGACAAAACATATGAACGGAAATTGATGGAGCTTTTTTATGCCTATGAAATCGAGAAATCCTTTTCAAAAGACGAAATTTTTGAGATGTATTTAAATGAAATGTATTTCAGCAATCAAGTATATGGAATCGGAGCTGCGGCAACTTATTATTTCAATCGGCCGTTATCAAAACTTTCCATTCCTGAAATCGCTTTTATATCGGCTATCCCGAACAATCCCTCATTATATGATCCGGTCGTGCACTTCGAAAATACAAAAAGCAGGCAGGAACGGTTAATCGATAAGCTGACAGAGCATGGGGTTCTTACAGCTGATGAAGCAAAAACGTATAAAAAAGAACCGATTCAATTAACTATTAAACAAAAAGCACAGCAGTATCCGAGCTACAGTACATTCGTTTTACAGGAGCTGAAATGGCTCATTGCCGAACAAACGGGTTACCGAGAAAAGATTGACAATACACCTGATAAAATGGAAAAGGAATTTCTACAATTAGAGCTGAAGAAAAAAACGGACGCAATTTTACGTCAAGGTGTTCATGTATATACTGCACTGCAACCTGAAAAACAGCGACAGGATGAAGAGGCCATCAACCGGATTTTGCCGAATTCCGATTTACAGGCAAGTGCAACGATTATTGATAATGAAACACGTGAAGTGATCAGTATTTTTGGCGGGAAGGATTATAGAAAGCACGATTTGCACCGTGCATTCCAATCTCCAAGACAGCCGGGTTCTGCATTTAAACCGATCAGTGTATTTGCACCTTACTTTGAAGAAACCTCCGCAACACCATATTCCATTGTAAACGGCGGTCCGTACTGTGTCGGGAATTTCTGTCCAGAAAACTATGGTCGCATTTGGTACAACAATATTACCGTGGAAACAGCTTTCAAAAACAGTGTTAATACCAGTGCTTTACGATTGTTTAATGCCATCGGGGTTGATACAGCATTTCAGTATATTAACCGGTTCAGTTTTGATTCGATCATAGAAAAAGACCGTACATTTGCTGCAGCATTGGGCGGGTTAACATACGGTGTGACTTCACTGGAAATGGCCGATGCATACTCCAGCTTTATCGACGGCTATTATGTACCTGTTCACAGCATACGTAAAGTAACGGACTTAACAGGAGAAACGATTTTTAGCTGGCCGCATAAACGTGAGGAAATATGGTCTGCATCGACAGCGAAAACGATGCGCAGCCTTTTGAATGAAACGGTGGCTACCGGAACAGGGAGAGGTCTTTATAGCTCATCCGGCTATATCGGAGCCAAAACCGGAACGACGAATGAATTTAAAGATTATTGGGTTGCCGGATTGACAAATGACTATACGGCAGCTGTCTGGATCGGCTATGATCAGCCCCGTTCAATGGAAGCAATCGAACGCGCAAAAATTCATTTTTCTATATTCAATGCAATAACAGAATAA
- a CDS encoding Glu/Leu/Phe/Val family dehydrogenase — MAENLNLFTSTQEVIHEALNKLGYDEAMYELLKEPVRMLTVRIPVKMDDGTTKVFTGYRAQHNDAVGPTKGGVRFHPMVSEEEVKALSMWMTLKCGIVDLPYGGGKGGVICDPREMSMGEIERLSRGYVRAISQVVGPTKDIPAPDVFTNAQIMAWMMDEYSRMDEFNSPGFITGKPIVLGGSQGRDRATAEGVTIVIEEAAKKRNIDIKGARVVIQGFGNAGSFLAKFMSDLGAKVIGISDAHGALHDPNGLDIDYLLDRRDSFGTVTTLFENTISNKELLELDCDILVPAAIENQITADNAHQIKANIVVEAANGPTTAEATKILTERGILLVPDVLASAGGVTVSYFEWVQNNMGYYWTEEEVREKLYSKMTAAFENVYTTAQNRNINMRLAAYMVGVRRTAEASRFRGWV, encoded by the coding sequence ATGGCTGAAAATTTGAACTTATTTACATCAACTCAAGAAGTAATTCATGAGGCATTAAATAAACTAGGCTATGATGAAGCAATGTATGAATTATTGAAAGAACCGGTTCGTATGTTGACTGTGCGTATTCCAGTAAAAATGGATGACGGTACGACAAAAGTATTTACTGGTTACCGTGCACAGCATAATGATGCAGTAGGTCCAACAAAAGGTGGCGTACGATTCCACCCGATGGTATCGGAAGAAGAAGTGAAAGCACTTTCGATGTGGATGACGTTAAAATGCGGCATTGTTGATCTTCCATATGGTGGAGGTAAGGGTGGCGTTATTTGTGACCCGCGTGAAATGTCAATGGGCGAAATTGAACGATTAAGTCGCGGCTATGTTCGTGCGATTAGTCAAGTAGTTGGTCCGACGAAAGATATTCCCGCACCAGACGTATTTACAAATGCTCAAATTATGGCTTGGATGATGGATGAGTACAGCCGTATGGATGAATTTAACTCGCCAGGATTCATTACAGGTAAACCAATCGTTCTTGGCGGTTCACAAGGTCGTGACCGTGCAACTGCAGAAGGTGTTACAATTGTCATCGAAGAAGCTGCAAAAAAACGCAATATCGATATTAAAGGTGCACGAGTTGTTATTCAAGGCTTCGGTAACGCAGGTAGTTTCTTAGCGAAGTTTATGAGTGATTTAGGCGCAAAAGTTATTGGTATTTCAGATGCACACGGTGCGTTGCATGATCCGAACGGTTTGGATATTGATTACTTATTAGATCGCCGTGATTCATTTGGAACAGTTACGACATTGTTTGAAAACACAATTTCAAACAAAGAGCTTTTAGAACTGGATTGCGATATTTTAGTTCCTGCTGCCATTGAAAATCAAATTACAGCAGACAACGCACATCAAATTAAAGCAAACATTGTTGTAGAAGCAGCAAACGGTCCGACAACAGCTGAAGCGACAAAGATTTTAACAGAGCGCGGTATTCTTCTTGTACCAGACGTTTTAGCATCGGCTGGTGGTGTAACGGTGTCTTACTTTGAATGGGTTCAAAACAATATGGGTTATTATTGGACGGAAGAAGAAGTACGTGAAAAATTATATTCAAAAATGACTGCTGCGTTTGAAAATGTCTACACAACAGCACAAAACCGCAATATTAATATGCGTTTAGCTGCTTATATGGTAGGTGTTCGCCGCACTGCCGAGGCCTCTCGCTTCCGTGGATGGGTATAA
- a CDS encoding peptidylprolyl isomerase, which translates to MFPQLSKELNPGEVMVEMNTTMGSIKIKLFPEHAPKTVENFLGHAKSGYYNGIIFHRVIPNFMVQGGDPTGTGMGGESIWGGTFEDECVPELMNIRGALSMANAGPGTNGSQFFIVQAPQVEVSMLKQMEVRGWSKEEVEFYKQNGGTPWLDGKHTVFGQVVEGMDVVDNIVKVDRNMHDKPKEDVKIESITVID; encoded by the coding sequence ATGTTTCCACAATTATCGAAAGAATTAAATCCAGGTGAAGTAATGGTAGAAATGAACACAACTATGGGTTCAATCAAAATTAAATTATTTCCGGAGCACGCACCAAAAACAGTTGAAAACTTTTTAGGTCATGCAAAATCAGGTTACTATAACGGTATTATTTTCCACCGTGTAATTCCTAACTTCATGGTACAAGGTGGCGACCCAACTGGTACTGGTATGGGCGGCGAATCTATTTGGGGCGGTACATTCGAAGATGAGTGTGTTCCTGAACTAATGAACATCCGTGGCGCATTATCAATGGCCAATGCAGGTCCTGGTACGAACGGTTCTCAATTCTTCATCGTTCAAGCACCTCAAGTTGAAGTATCTATGTTAAAACAAATGGAAGTGCGCGGCTGGTCAAAAGAAGAAGTTGAGTTTTACAAACAAAACGGCGGTACACCATGGTTAGACGGCAAGCATACAGTATTTGGCCAAGTTGTTGAAGGGATGGATGTTGTTGACAATATTGTTAAAGTTGACCGAAATATGCACGATAAGCCTAAAGAAGATGTTAAGATTGAGTCAATCACAGTAATTGACTAA
- a CDS encoding sodium-dependent transporter, translating into MSSRDQFTSKIGFILAAAGSAIGLGAIWKFPYMAGTNGGSVFIILFVICTVLIGLPILIAEFMIGRRGQKDPITSFKEQAPNKPWFMIGWIGLVACGLILSFYSVVGGWILSYILRAVSFSLTGQGVNFSTLFSDIISNPWEVLIAQGAFMLLTLFIVQAGIKNGIETASKWMMPILFLFFILLFIRSITLDGAMEGVKFMFIPDWSYLNGDTLMLALGQAFFSLSIGVAAMITYASYLSKKEKIVTSAVNVASMNIAISLLAGLVIFPAVFALGFSPTEGPGLVFIMIPAVFEQLPFGGFLLLVFFILLLFATVTSAIALLEVVVSIGIREKTAQRKKASWLLASIIFVIGIPSALSFGILSDITIFERSIFDFVDYVTSAILMPIGAFLTSIFAGYYYSKKISREEMMTSPAVYNCWLFIVRYVAPLSIAAIFINKVFFN; encoded by the coding sequence TTGTCATCTAGAGATCAATTTACATCTAAGATAGGATTCATACTTGCGGCAGCAGGAAGCGCAATCGGTCTTGGCGCGATTTGGAAGTTCCCCTATATGGCGGGCACGAATGGCGGTAGTGTATTTATTATTTTGTTTGTTATATGTACAGTTTTAATTGGCTTGCCGATTTTAATTGCGGAATTTATGATTGGACGACGCGGTCAGAAAGATCCGATTACATCGTTTAAAGAACAGGCTCCAAATAAACCATGGTTTATGATCGGTTGGATCGGCCTTGTTGCTTGTGGGTTAATATTATCCTTCTATAGTGTTGTAGGTGGTTGGATATTAAGCTATATACTTCGGGCTGTTAGTTTTTCACTTACAGGACAAGGGGTTAATTTCAGCACTTTGTTTTCAGATATTATTTCCAATCCATGGGAAGTGTTAATCGCACAAGGTGCTTTCATGCTTCTAACATTATTTATTGTACAAGCCGGGATTAAAAACGGAATTGAAACAGCAAGTAAATGGATGATGCCGATTTTATTCCTATTTTTCATTTTGCTGTTTATCCGTTCCATTACATTGGATGGTGCGATGGAAGGCGTTAAGTTCATGTTCATTCCAGACTGGTCATACTTGAACGGCGATACGTTAATGTTAGCATTAGGTCAGGCATTCTTCTCTCTTAGTATTGGAGTTGCGGCAATGATAACATACGCATCTTATTTATCTAAGAAAGAAAAGATTGTAACTTCTGCAGTCAATGTAGCAAGTATGAATATCGCGATTTCTTTATTGGCGGGCCTTGTAATATTCCCTGCTGTATTCGCATTAGGCTTCTCTCCTACAGAAGGACCGGGCTTAGTATTTATTATGATTCCAGCTGTTTTTGAGCAATTGCCATTTGGCGGTTTTTTATTGTTGGTATTTTTCATCTTACTTCTTTTTGCGACAGTCACATCAGCGATTGCATTGCTGGAAGTGGTCGTTTCAATTGGTATTCGAGAAAAAACTGCCCAGCGTAAAAAAGCATCTTGGTTATTAGCATCAATTATTTTTGTCATCGGTATCCCTAGTGCTTTATCATTCGGAATTTTATCGGATATCACCATTTTTGAACGTTCCATTTTTGACTTTGTTGATTATGTAACAAGCGCGATTTTAATGCCGATCGGTGCATTTTTAACTTCTATTTTTGCCGGATATTATTATTCAAAGAAAATTTCTCGAGAAGAAATGATGACATCACCAGCTGTTTATAATTGCTGGCTTTTCATTGTACGCTATGTAGCCCCACTTTCAATTGCGGCTATCTTTATTAATAAGGTGTTCTTTAATTAA